gagctcgatgaagatcttgtcctttgtgttgtttcgttctagttgatcagtagtggagcccagttggggtcgattggggaccgtgtcgcatttggggttcttcttttattttggttccgtagtcggaccttgattgtatttggttgatgtaatgctttattcatgtatttgtgtgaagtggcgattgtaagcctactatgtatctcttttcccttatgtattacatgggttgtgtgaagattacctcacttgcgacattgctttcaatgcagttatgcctctaagtcgtgcttcgacacgtggaagatatagccgcatcgagggtgttacacttacggtctacgagggtacgtggacaacactctatcccctctcgttgctatgcatcacctggatggatcttgcgtgtgcgtaggatttttgtTAAAATTACCGCGTTCCCAACAGCctgtgggctccactacccaccaaggcgcgccataGGCCCTGGCGCAccttggtgcctagtgggccccactttCGTCTTCTCGTGGCCTCTAAAAGCTTCCAATGTCTCTTATCACTAGAAAAATTCtctaaaaagtttcgtggcatttatacttcgtttggtattgatattttgcaaagtaaaaaataagcaaaaaataacaactggcactaggcactaagttaataggttagtcctaaaaaatgatataaagttgcctgtaaatatatatataacatccaagactgataatataatagcacgggaCAATCAAAAAATGtagatacattggaaacgtatcaagcatccccactTGTTGCAACCTGTGTGTTTTCCTTTTTTCGTACAATTTTTTCAACACGATTTATCTATTGAACCATGCGCTCAAATCATGAACGATTTTCACCATTGAGTTTCTCGCGTCaaaatcttcaaaactagatccattGGTACTAGGTTTCAATGAACTTTTCTTCATGAAGAAACCGCAAACCAAAAAAACAACCAGAAGCCAAAAACTAAAAACCAAAAccttttttttctcgaatatgctaCTGTgagcgtatcattgcattgattgAAGGGATTAGAACATACAGAGTGGCATCATGGTCATGTACACTACAAGGCATGCCCACAATACAAAGAGAGCATGAGATGGGTTGCTCAGCCCAGACAACCTAGGCTACGTTACACGGATAAGGTTGTTGAGTCCTTTGACTCCCGCAAGGGACCAGGAGCGGGCGTCATCCTTGATCGACGtcaggagggaggcggaggagggcaCGATTTTGTCGAAAATGGCCGCATTATGATGACGTCGATGGACCAGGCCGTAAGGGCGGCAATAGTGGAGAGCCCACGACGTTTCTCCAATGTAACAACGTCGATAGCGCTGCTGAGCCAGCATAGGAAGTCACTGGAACCATCCGGCACGGGGATCGTCGGGCAACACCAGGAGAGGATGCCGTGCCAAATGATGCGGGAGAAAACACACCCAACCAAGAGGTGGTGAAGAGTCTCATCATGCTGGTAGCATAGAACGCAAGCGGGCTCATGTGGAAGGCCACATCGTGCGAGCCGATCCGCCGTCTAACATCAGTTTACCGAGGCAAGGTAGAGGAAGAACTTGACGGAGAGAGGGGCCGCAGATTTCCAGATGAGACGCCAGTGCTCAGAAAATGTGGAGCCAGTGAATAAGGCATTGTAGCAAGAGGAAGCGGAGTAGGTACCACTCTCCGTCCATCGCCAAGAGATGGTATCAGGCTCCTGGGAGAGGACGATGGTCTGCAAATGGCGCCATAGGTCAAAATACTCGAGAGCATCAGCCGGACTGAGATGACCGTGAATATCGCTGATCCACGTGCGATCCTGAAGACCCGAGGCAACAGTACACGAGCGATGGCGTCGGCTCAGAATATGGGCTGCGAGGTTTGGGGCAAGCTCAGAGATAGAGTGCCCCTGGAGCCACTTGTCTGTCCAGAAGCGGCAAGTGAAGCCGTTGCCTAGGGACCATGCTGTCGAGGCGCGGAAGAACCGCAGGGCCTCGAGATCCGAGGGCGGCTGAAGATGAGACCATGGCCTAGAAGGGTCAGAAGCATGAAGCCAAAGCCAGCGCACCCGAAGAGAAATGCCGGTGCGGTGTAGATCGCGAATTCCGAGCCCACCTAGCTCGATCGGACGGCAAACACGTGCCCAACTAACAAGGCAGGATCCAGAGCGGGCATCTTTTCGTCCATGCCATAGGAAATCTCGGATGATCCGGTTAGCTTTCTTGAGAATTGGTGGGGATAAAGACATGGCCAGCAAGATATGAACTGGCATGGCCGTGAGGACTTGTCGGACCAGGGCAAGTCGTTCGCCCCGCGAGAGAAGGGCAGCTTTCCAGGCGGCCAGCTTGCGCAGCAGTTTGTCAATGAGGGGTAGCAGGCTGGTAACTGGCACCTTgcggagggagagggggaggccaaGGTACTGGATGGGGAAGGCCACCACCGGGCAGGACAGGGAGGAGCCCACAGCTTGGGAGACCTCTGGAGTGCACTGAATTGGAGCCGCCGCGCACTTGGCGAAGTTGGTGCGCAGCCCGGACACCGCCCCAAAGAAGTCAAGGAGTGAACTAACAACAGCCAGCTCGGAAGGATCCGGGTGGCAGAAAAtgaccacatcatccgcaaagagggAGATACTCGAGGCAGCCATCCTGTCAGTGAGACGCCGAATGATTCCCGTGGTCACCGCATGCTGCAAGAGCGAATTGAGGGCGTCGATCACTAGGACGAAGAGCATAGGCGAAACGGGGTCGCCTTGCCGAAGGCCTTGGCAGTGGGCAATGGGGGGCCGGGCACACCATTGATCATCACGCGAGTAGAGGCCGTGGATATGAGGATGGAAATCCACTCACACCAACGGGCCCGAAGCCAAGATGCTGAAGGACCTGGAGAAGAAACGACCATGAAATAGAGTCGAAGGCGCGGGCGATATCCAGTTTGAGGAGAACTCGGGGGAGCCGGAGTCGGTGGAGTTTCCGTGCCATTTGCTGGACAAGGATAAAGTTGTTGTGTACACTCCGGCCCGCAATGAAGGCGCTTTGGTTGGAGGAGACCATCTCGCCAAGTCTAGGAGCCAGCCGCAAGGAGAGAACCTTGGCAAATAACTTGGCCACGATGTGAATAAGACTGATAGGGCGCTAATCAAACAACATGGCAGCATCGGGCTTCTTAGGGATCAGAGTGATCAGGGCCTCGTTCAATCTCTAGAACGCCTGACCGTTGAGGGAGTAGAGCTTATCGAAGGCAGCGCACAGGTCGTGCTTGATGATGTCCCAGCAAGAGCGAAGAAATTCAGCGGTGAATCCGTCCAGGCCTGGCGCCTTGCCCGAAGGGAGCTTTTTGATCGCCTCCCAAATCTCATCGGAGGTGAACGGAGCCTCGAGCTCGCCTAGAAGAAAGGAAGGGTGGCCGATGGCCTGAAGATTAAGCGTGGCGGTGCGTCCATCCTGAGACCCAAGGATAGCAGAGAAATGTTCAAACACGGCGCGAGCAAGGTCGGCCTCTCCAGAAACCCGCGTCCCATTGACGGCGAGGTCGATGATCGTGTTCTTCTTTGCGCGGTGCGAAGCGTGAATCTTGGAGAAGGCCGAGGACGCCTCCCCCTCTTTGAGCGAGCGCAGACGCAGTCGCTGACGCACGATGGAGCGATGAAGGGACGCGAGGCCGAGGTATTTGCGTTTGAGCTCGCCCCGAAGCCAGGCCTCGGCGGTAGACAGGGGACGGAAGTCTTGGGCGGCGTCAAAACGCGCAATGAGCTCTCTAGCCACACCAAGCTGGGTGTAGATACTACTAGTGGTCCACGAGCTCCATCTCTGAAGACCACGCACCGTAGCTTTTAGACGTACGAAGAAGCATCGAAAGGGGTCAGGATCGGGGGCTACCGAAGCCCAAGCCTCTTCAACGGTGTGCTGAAATCCATCCAGACCTGGCCAGAACCTTTGGAAATGAAAGCGTCTGCCTCCGGCGGAGCGGACAGCGCAATCAATGAGCAAAGGGCAGTGGTCAGAGGCCGCAGAAGAGAGGCATCGCAAGAGGCAGTGGGGGTGTGTAGTTTCCCAAGAAGGGGTGCAAAGAACACGGTCGTTGCGAACAAGGGTAGGGTTCGCTTGCTCGTTGGACCAGGCATAGCGTCTGCCATGCATGTAGATATCGTAGAGCCCATGATCGGTGATGAAGCGGCGAAAGCGGTTCATCGTTCTGCGGGATACACGATCATTGTTCTTATCGGCCAGCGAGGTGATCATATTAAAGCAGGAAAACAGGAAAACACCAAAACAAGAAAAACAACCAAAAACAGACAAATGAAACCGAAAAATGATGCCCAGAAGCACAATTGtgattttttaaataatttttggAAAGCAATTTTTGGGACACACAGTTGTGCTTCTCGTGGAAATACAGATTGTGCTTTTTCCCTTCTCGAGAATGTGCTTCTCTTTTTTCACGGAAGCACAATTGTCTGTTTCCCTTCCTGTTCAAGTTGTTTCTTTTAGCCATCGAAAAGTGCTCAGCTCACTATCATGGAGTGTGTACATGTGGGTGCCCCGACACTCCATTCTAAATTTAAACACCCATCATAACTATATTTAATTTTCCTCTTAAAGAAAATAAGAAGTCGTGTTTTATTACTAGGATGGGCTCTACTTAAAGAAAATAAGGCGGTCGCGCCCTAGTGCTTCCCATGTATATAAGGTCCTATTTTTTCCCCTTTTTTCTCTTCTCCGCGTTTTTTCATTAGTTTCTTCAGGTTTTTTTCCTAGTCATGTTTTAtatatacttgttcaacatttttcaaatcctTGTTAACGTtttccaaatacttgttcaatattttttatatacatgatcacattttttcaaatacttgttcaacatttttcaaatacttttcaacattttctaaatagttgttcaacattttaaaaatatttttggagagtgttatatatatatatcattttaaaatataaacaaaaatacaaaaataaaagtaaaaacgaAAACAGAAAACGTTAACAAAACGTAAACAGAAAACGTAAACAAATATATATCATTTTAAAAtataaacaaaaatacaaaaataaaagtaaaaacgaaaacagaaaacagaaaacgtaaaaataaaataaaaaagaggctgTGGCCTCCCATGCTCGTGGTCCGGCCCAGCTCGGTCGCGCTTCAGCGACAGACTCGTGCCCACCAAAGAGCCCGACTCCTTGTTCTTGTTTCGGCCCAGCACGTGCTCCAGAGAAACCCAATCGAACATAAACCGCCTTTCCCCGAACTCGTATCTCCACGGGACAAATCTCCCACGAGTCATAAAACCGAAATCGTGAGAAGCAAATTTCCCACAGCTTTCCTCCTCCCACCAGACGCCGCAGCCATGGCTTCTGctgaaaccctagcccgctccccaTCTCGCGAGCCCTCGTCCGACCCGCCCCGCGATGCCTCGCGCGACGCCTCGCGCGACGCCTCCTCCGAGCCCCACCACAACGGCTCAGCCAACGCCGCTGGCGACGGCGACtcgtcctcccgccgccgccgccgcagccgatgGGAGCAGTCCAACGACGAGTCCGGTGCCAATtcaggcggcgagggcggcgcgggaGGACGGAAGCGGAAGTCGCGCTGGGCCGAGGAGGAGCCCCGCCCGACCATCGCACTTCCGGATTTCATGAAGGACTTCGCCGCCGAGATGGATCCCGAGGTGCACAACCTCAACTCGCGCCTCCTAGAGATTTCGCGCCTGCTGCAGTCGGGGCTCCCCCTCGACGACCGTCCTGAGGGCGCGCGCTCGCCGTCCCCTGAGCCAATATACGATAACCTGGGCATCCGCATCAACACCCGCGAATACCGGGCGAGGGAGCGCCTTAACCGCGAGCGGCAGGAGATCATCTCCCAGCTGATCCGCCGCAATCCCGCCTTCAAGCCCCCGGCGGATTACCGCCCACCCAAGCTCCATAAGAAGCTCTACATCCCCATGAAGGAGTACCCTGGGTACAACTTTATTGGGCTCATTATTGGGCCCCGTGGCAACACACAGAAGCGGATGGAGAAGGAGACGGGGGCCAAGATCGTAATCCGAGGGAAGGGCAGCGTCAAGGAAGGGAAGTTGCTGCAGAAGAGGGACTTGAAGCCAGATCCCAGTGAGAATGAGGACCTTCATGTGCTTGTTGAGGCTGATACTGAAGAAGCGTTAGAGGCTGCTGCAGGCATGGTGGAGAAGCTGCTTACCCCTGTGGACGAAGTGCTAAATGAGCACAAACGACAGCAGCTGCGGGAGCTTGCAGCCCTGAATGGAACAATCAGGGACGATGAGTTTTGTAGGACTTGCGGGGAGCCGGGTCACCGACAGTATGCATGCCCGAACAGGACAACAACGTTTAAGAGCGAGGTGCAGTGTAAGATCTGTGGCGATGGTGGCCACCCGACAATTGATTGTCCAGTGAAGGGCACATCTGGGAAGAAAATGGACGACGAGTACCAGAACTTCCTTGCTGAGCTTGGTGGGAGTGCACCTGAGTCCATGAACAAGTCTGGTGGTCCGATGCTGGCTataacaggtggtggtggtggtggcggcggcggcggcgacggtagTGGTAGCAACTCACCCTGGGCTGGGGGTAATGGTGCAGCAACAACAGGAGCCAACGGGCTCAAGAAGGATTATGACGAGACCAATCTTTATATTGGGTACTTGCCACCTATGTTTGATGATTCAGGGCTGATCAACCTATTTTCACAATTTGGGGAGATTGTCATGGCAAAGGTTATAAAGGATCGCAACACAGGGCAGAGTAAAGGGTATGGATTTGTGAAATATTCAGATGTCTCACAGGCTAATGCAGCTATTGCTGCAATGAGTGGTTACCATCTTGAAGGGAGAACTATTGCAGTCCGAGTTGCAGGCAAGCCACCACAGCCAGCTGCCCCCCCTGGTCCTCCAGCAGCGCCAGTACCACAGATGTACCACTCTGCAGATCCTTCTGCTGGTGGCTACAACTCGCAGCCCTACATGGGAGgacatccaccaccaccagctcctccaggTAGCTATGCTCCAGTTCCTTGGGGGCAACCACCACCTTATGCTTCGTACCCTCCCCCGCCACCACCAGGCATGTACAATCCTCCACCTGGCCAAACTGCTCCACATTCATATGGTATGCAATACCCACCACCACCAGCTCCAGTACCTCCACCAGGCACTACGTCAAATGATGGTGCACAGAACTACCCTCGGGGTGTAACACCACCAAGTTCTGGTGCACCTACCCAGCCCGTCCCTGCTCCAGCATATGGGACCTCTGGTGCGCAAAACATGCCACATATGTACCCTCCACCACCTTATGGTTATGCCCCATATTATCCATCTGTCACACCAGtccagccgcctccaccaccacTTCCACCAGCTAGTGTTGATCCTTCACAAAGCATTGCAACTGCACCTTGGGCCACTCACAATGCAcctcctccaccgccaccgccggctAGTGTTGATTCCTCACAGAGCATTGCAACGGCACCTTGGGCTACCCACAATGCACCGCCGCCACCACCTTTGCCATCCTCCAACGACCAGCCCACTCCTCCCTATGGTGCTGATGCAGAGTATGATAAATTTATGTCGGAGATGAAGTGATATGAGCGAAGCTGAGGCAATTCTTTCAACACTGGGAAAGGTAACTTacattactccctccatttcagtTTACATGTCCTatgcgtatacctaggttgccaattttatcaccctaatataaactatataacacaaaaattataatgtttgaaaatagaacatctgaagtttatattggtatattttttgtaatatatgacttgtattaggttgatcaaattgacgacctaggggtacgcgcacacCCTGTAAACTGATTGAGAGGGAGTATCTTTTTGTATTTTATCTCATTAATCGCAAGTGGTGCAATTAGGCTCTAAGGAGGATAATATCAACAAATGAATTAAGTAACTAGGGAACTCATGTTTTGTTATTTCTGCCCATATTACACTATTGTTATGTGAACTTGATCCCAGATGCTCTCAAGAAAGGTGAGTGCTTGCTCATGCCTTCAGAAAGTATCAGCTGCCTGCATGTCTTCCGTTTCATGTTTGTGCTACAGACTTGGTTATGTCCAATTGTTGCCTGTACTTCAGAAATCTGTTCCATCCCAAGACCCTGGTTTTGCTAATTGATTATTTGTCTTTCTTTGTCATCAAAATTCTTGCATCATTGGACCTGAATGAGACCTATGCGTTTAAAAAAAACAAATCTGATGCTGACCAGTTTCATGAGTTCTTTTAGTGAAGTTGGAATGAACTTCCATCCATGTGTTCCCTTTTTGGAAGTACttcttccgttcctaaatacaagtcattttagagatttcaatatgaactttaCCAGATATTCCATTATTATAGGAAATGTTGTTTTCATGTCTTCGTTTATTCTTGATGGACACTTATCCAAATTTACTAAGTGGTTTGACTAACAtgtttgattttgtttcaactCTTTTGGCAGGCTTAAGGTTTCATGGAGCTAATGCGAACCTGATTTATTTGTTGTTGGAAGTTTGGGACTCATATCTTTAACCTTGCTGTGCTGTTATGACCATTGCAGACGTTGGATGGTCGAGGAGGTTAATCATTACCGGCTCATTGGGCAACATGCATTTGCTTTATCTCCGTCTCGAGAACTATTTGAAGGAACCCTTTACTAATACTTCCGTTTTGTGTTACTCTTGTCATTACTTGACATTTGATATTTGTTGTCACTTTAATGCTCTGTTGGCTGTgatattaattttattattattatactCTCACCTGTATtattgatgtttctcccccctcccccctcgatTTGGTAAGCACTGGTGGTCTTCTTCGATTGGATACCGGTTCCCTTGATTTTCTGCCCCCCTTGGTGGTTGGTATAATAATAATGTATGAAATGTATGTTTGCCTTCTGATGAATCTCTCAAGCTTTCCCATCTTACGTCTTTGCCTAAGTTGTTTGGCAGTTTGCTCCTGATAGCTTGGCACAGGCAGGCAGAGTTAGTACTTTGATTAACAGGTATTGTTGAGCTGCTGTCACTTGTTCACTGTGGGATATACTAATTTTCGATATGGTTTCCCATTTCCATTTTCTACTAACAAACAGTGACAACTTTCTCCCTTTTGGTAGTCTATGTATGCATTAAGGTATCGAAGCATACCATCCATGCTGGAAACTCATGGATACAGGGATATATTTTCTGTTTGCTAATGCTCATTCTAACATGTTAATAAGTATCTCTTTGCAATTGAACTATAGGACATCCTGGCAAGCAGATCAAAGTCATTATGGAGGATATGCTCAAGATGCATACTGACATGATTTTTATGTTGTGAGCTCATTTGAAGGTTTGGAAACCAGTTGGCTGAGATCCATAGTAGGTTTAGATGTATAATATAGAGAGGGAAGTAGGAGATTTCGGTAGCTAATGGAAGAACATAGTCTGGCGGCTTTGCCCCCATCGCAGGCTACTCTATTACGTACTGTTTTCAAAAAGTTATGTTTTGAGGGGAGGCAAATATTTGCTAGAACGATTTTTAACTTCCTTCGCttatgattattattgttgttaTATATTGATGAAGGTTGTTACTATATTATGAAACTAATTTAGGATGATTTACTAGGAAATACTAGTTTTTACACAGTAAAACACGAGAGGATCCAACAACCATTGTAACTGCTCCAACAATGGGAAATATCCTGTGCActtctatttttagcacttaaatcTTTACTACCTCCAGTTTGCAAGAGTAGATTGGCTAGTTGGTGTGAGCTGTCTGGATTGTTTGCTTGGAAAATGGCATGCAACAGTTTTGCTGCTGATCTTGTTTGTTGGGGTAATAGGGTGTGTGTAGGCTGTGTTCTTTTATAAGAGGCTGGTCTCTGAATTGACATGATAGCAGTGATTTTTTCATGTCATACTCTTTGTGAATGCAATATTTTGTTTGTGAGAGCATCTTCAACCGGACTGGCAGTAGGTTGTACATGCTCTGGATGTGAAGAAGTTAATAATGACACCTAACAATACTGGAACAAAGCCTGGATTAGGAACGTGCCTCAGGTCGTGCTTCGATTGTCGTTTTGCAGCGATTTGCATGATATACACCCGTAAAATAATCAACTCCGTGTTTGTTCAGATCCAAAAGAATCGGGAGTATAATAATAATGAATAAATAAATGCCTTCAAACAAGAATTAATATAGTCGAGAGTCTAATAAACATGCCTTCAAACAAGAATTATCATACTCTCACCTATATTTTGTTGTATCTGTTCTCTTGTTTAGTCTGGCTATATAGGCCTGTGGGCAGTGAAGAAGTCATAGTTTGAACTTGAAATGAAGCTTGAGCTTTGGCTGCTGCAAACCCCTCTAAGAACAGTAGGGATACTTGCGAAACTTGGTGACAAGTACGCTTCCATAAGAACCGCTGAAAATTATTAACTCCAAAGTTGGTGATGATCATTGCCTCTTAGTTCAGCATCCCCACTTGACTAAGGGTGTATTTGGTTTGGGAACGAAGTGGAACGGAATGTCATGATTCCATTCCACCAGAATGGGTCGGTTCCATCTTTATGTTTGGTATGAGCAGTTCCGAGGAATGGAATGGTTACATCTTGGTGTTTGGTTTGAGAGATGGAATGTAATGGAATTGTTCATCTCATTTTATTACATGAATTAAATTTTGATAGATACCTAAACTGAATGTTGAACATTGGATTACATCGATTGTAATGAACAGATGTACTTCACCCACAAAAAAGAAAAAGATGTACTTGACGTTGCAGTACAGAAGAACACCCACGAAACACTTAATCTGAATACAAAACAGATGTACTTGACGCCGCAGTATATTGATCTAGAGTTCAGTGCCTGCAAAAACCACCACGGCGATTGTCACTGCAAACCACATGCTCCTTGGTGCGGCGGCCAAAGATCCCTGACGGTGGCGTCTTAATTAGATGCGTCCAGCCTCCAAGCCCGACTGAAGAATACGAGTGAGAGGGCTGCCCGGTCTCCATGCTCGGCTGAAGAAGATGATTGAGAGGGCCGCCCGACCTTCCTGCTCGGCGGGCGTGTCAGGTGCGCCCGCCTGGGACGTGGCCGGCGCGACGGCAAGCAGCGCCAACGTGAGGATGCGGCGGTGGCAAGTCATGGCCGCACACGGTCGGGCTGTCGGCGGCAGCACACGCAAAGATGCGGAGGGATCTGCGGCCCAGGGGAGGGGGAGACGCGGGGGTGGCCGGGGCTGCTACGAGCGCGACAGATGCTGCGGTGGCCATCCATGGCGCGTGTGATGAGGCTGCTGGCGGCGGCGTGCGCAAGGTTGGGGAGGGAGATGTGGCGCCGTGAAGGGAAAGAAGAGAAGACGAGCGAGTCAATCGAGCAGTTCTTGTCGTCCGCTTGATTCGAAGGTATCACTTGGTTCTGCATAAACAAGGAATATGCCATTCCGTGGAATCGATGGGTTCTCGTTCCTTCGACAAACTAAACACTAGAATGAGCTCTGGAGACGGAATCGACCCATTACATTTCACTTGGTGACACCAACCGAACACATCCTAAAAGGCGATGCCCTGAAGTATCCGGTCGACGCCCTATTGACCCAGTCATCCGTTTCCACACAAAGGTTAGTAGTATTACGACCACACGTCAGTGTGGAAAGCGG
The window above is part of the Triticum aestivum cultivar Chinese Spring chromosome 2A, IWGSC CS RefSeq v2.1, whole genome shotgun sequence genome. Proteins encoded here:
- the LOC123189044 gene encoding splicing factor-like protein 1, which codes for MASAETLARSPSREPSSDPPRDASRDASRDASSEPHHNGSANAAGDGDSSSRRRRRSRWEQSNDESGANSGGEGGAGGRKRKSRWAEEEPRPTIALPDFMKDFAAEMDPEVHNLNSRLLEISRLLQSGLPLDDRPEGARSPSPEPIYDNLGIRINTREYRARERLNRERQEIISQLIRRNPAFKPPADYRPPKLHKKLYIPMKEYPGYNFIGLIIGPRGNTQKRMEKETGAKIVIRGKGSVKEGKLLQKRDLKPDPSENEDLHVLVEADTEEALEAAAGMVEKLLTPVDEVLNEHKRQQLRELAALNGTIRDDEFCRTCGEPGHRQYACPNRTTTFKSEVQCKICGDGGHPTIDCPVKGTSGKKMDDEYQNFLAELGGSAPESMNKSGGPMLAITGGGGGGGGGGDGSGSNSPWAGGNGAATTGANGLKKDYDETNLYIGYLPPMFDDSGLINLFSQFGEIVMAKVIKDRNTGQSKGYGFVKYSDVSQANAAIAAMSGYHLEGRTIAVRVAGKPPQPAAPPGPPAAPVPQMYHSADPSAGGYNSQPYMGGHPPPPAPPGSYAPVPWGQPPPYASYPPPPPPGMYNPPPGQTAPHSYGMQYPPPPAPVPPPGTTSNDGAQNYPRGVTPPSSGAPTQPVPAPAYGTSGAQNMPHMYPPPPYGYAPYYPSVTPVQPPPPPLPPASVDPSQSIATAPWATHNAPPPPPPPASVDSSQSIATAPWATHNAPPPPPLPSSNDQPTPPYGADAEYDKFMSEMK